The window TCGATGCACGAAGGTGGCGAGCTAGGTTATTCGCTAAGTCACGCTTATGGGGCTGTTCTTGATAATCCAGACCTGGTAGTTGCCTGTGTTGTTGGTGACGGCGAAGCCGAGACAGGCCCGCTAGCTACATCTTGGCACTCAAACAAATTTATCAACCCAGTTACCGACGGAGCCGTTCTACCGATTTTGCATCTGAATGGCTACAAGATTAGCAACCCTACCCTACTAGCTAGAATCGAACACGATGAACTCGAGGAACTTTTGCGAGGCTATGGCTATACGCCACTGTTCGTGGAAGGCGATGATCCGATGGCGATGCATCAACTAATGGCTAGCCAGCTCGATCGAGCTTTCGATATGATTGCCGAGGCTCAGAATAACGCTCGTGAACATAACGACACGACTCGTCCGCGTTGGCCAATGATTGTACTTAATTCACCAAAAGGTTGGACTGGCCCAAAGATAGTCGATGGCCAACATATCGAGGGGAACTTCTTGTCGCACCAAGTGCCAATCTTGGTCGATCAAGATCACCCTCATAATCTCAAACTACTGGAAGACTGGCTGCGGAGTTATCGCCCAGAGGAACTGTTTGATGCAGATGGTAAGTTGATTGCCGACTTGCAGTCTATGGCTCCTGTTGGCGTAAAGCGGATGGGTGCCAACAAGCATAGCAACGGCGGCAGCCTACTGCGGGAATTGCATATGCCAGATTTTAGAAATTATGCCGTCAGCGTAGAATCTCCTGGGTCTACAATCACTAGCAACACACATATTACCGGCAACTTCTTGCGTGATATTATCGATCTAAACCGCGCTCAGCGTAATTTTCGGCTATTTGGCCCCGACGAGACGATATCTAATAAGCTTAACCCCGTGTTTGAGGTGACTAATCGTCAATGGGATGCGCGTATCTACCCGACCGACGACTTTTTATCGAATGATGGCTTTGTACTCGACTCGATGTTAAGTGAGCATCAGGTCCAGGGTTGGCTAGAAGGTTATCTACTCACAGGCCGACACGGCTTACTCCATAGCTACGAAGCGTTCATACGAATTGTCGACTCGATGGTTAATCAACATGCTAAGTGGATGAAAATGTCATCCGAAATATCTTGGCGCGATCCAATCGCTTCGCTTAACTATCTGCTAACATCGCATGTTTGGCGCCAAGATCATAATGGTTTTACTCATCAGGATCCTGGGTTTATAGATCACATTGTTAACAAAAAGGCCTCGATGGCTCGAGTTTACTTGCCGCCAGACGCGAACTGCCTACTGTCGGTTACCGATCATTGTTTACGCAGCCGTAACTACATAAATCTGATTATTTGCGATAAGCATGATAGTCGTCAATGGCTGTCAATCGAAAGTGCCATTACCCATTGTACTGCAGGAGTTGGTAAATGGGATTGGGCTTCCAATGATCTTACGGGTGAGCCAGACATTGTTTTAGTGAGTGCAGGTGACATACCAGCGCTAGAAACTTTAGCAGCTGTATCGATTTTGCGTGAGCGCCTACCTCAGCTAAAAGTTCGCTATATAAATGTGGTCGACCTTATGCGGCTCCAAGACGACAAAGACCACCCACATGGGCTTAGTCAGATGGAATATGATGAGCTGTTCACAAAAGATAGGCCAATCATATTCGCTTTCCACGGCTACCCTTGGCTTATTCACCGGCTAACCTACAAACGCACTAACCAGAACCTACATGTACGTGGCTATGTAGAAGAAGGCACGATTACAACCGCTTTTGACATGACAGTTTTAAATCGAATGGATCGCTTTAATCTGGTGATAGATATATTGCAGCGAGCACCCGATCAGGGCGAAGCCGGTCTCATCCTAAAAGCCGACATGGAAAAGAAACTGGTCGAACACCGTAACTATATTTATGAATACGGGATCGACATGCCCGAAGTCGAAAACTGGCAATGGACAAGTTAATTTTAGCCATAAACCCTGGCTCAACGTCTTACAAATATAGCTTTGGTTTGCCCGATCAAAACCTACTGCAATTACATTACGAAAGCCTTACCGACGGTAGCTATGTATGTACGACAAGAACACCGAGTGGGCAGACAGAACAATCAATCGATGCCGAAATATTTTCGAATAGCTTGAAGGATTGCCTAGACAGAGCCAAGCAGGCAGAAATTCCTCTTGATAACTTGGTAGTTGGTCTGAGATTGGTTGCCCCGGGGAGTTACTTTGCTCAGAATAAACTTATCGACTCAGAGTTTGAGCTGCAGCTCAAACAAAAAACAGATATGGCGCCACTACACATAACGGCGGCTCGGCATATGATAACTGACCTACGCCAGATACTTCCTGATACACCAATATACGCGGTTAGTGACAGTGCCATACACGCTAACTTACCGGCTGTTGCCCGTAGTTACGCCATCAACGCCCAAGATGCTGCCAATCAAGACATTTTTCGGTTTGGGTATCATGGTATTTCGGTTGGTTCGGCCTTACGTAAGCTGCAGGCGATCACCACAACTGCGCCTGAAAAAGTGATAGTTTGTCACCTTGGTGGAGGTTCGAGTGTTACGGCTATTAGGAATAATCAGAGCATTGATACGAGCATGGGTTTCTCGCCTCTTGAAGGCTTACCGATGACCACTCGAAGCGGTACGATTGATATCGGAGCGGCGCTTTACCTAGCTAAACGTAAGTATCTGACAGACGAACAGTTACTCGAATACCTCAATAAGCAGTCTGGCTTACTTGGCATAAGCGGAACTAGTGATGATATTAGAACTTTAATCGATCAAGCAGCTGCTGGTCAACAATCGGCTCAAGCTGCGCTTGACTATTTTGTTTATCATATAAAACACTACATAGGAGCTTATGTTGGACTTCTGAATGGATTAGACACGTTGGTGTTTACAGGTACGGTTGGTTATCGATCGGCGGTTATCCGCAACATGGTATGTAACCAACTCGATTATCTGGGCATTTCTCTCGACGAGCAAAAGAACAATAGTTTGAGCTCCGATGGCTACATCAACACACATGGCAAGTTAGGCGTAGCGGTGATTAAGACCGACGAGCAATCAGAAATAATTCTTAAGGTTCATGAACTTTTGTCTAGAATGGGAGCAAA of the Candidatus Nomurabacteria bacterium genome contains:
- a CDS encoding phosphoketolase family protein gives rise to the protein MSTINQETLNRLDGYWRAANYLAVGQIYLRDNPLLRQPLLAEHVKQVLLGHWGTTPGQNFIYTHLNRIINDRDLDILYISGPGHGGPALVGNTYLEGTFSENYPEVSQDEAGMRQLFKMFSFPGGLPSHVSPHIPGSMHEGGELGYSLSHAYGAVLDNPDLVVACVVGDGEAETGPLATSWHSNKFINPVTDGAVLPILHLNGYKISNPTLLARIEHDELEELLRGYGYTPLFVEGDDPMAMHQLMASQLDRAFDMIAEAQNNAREHNDTTRPRWPMIVLNSPKGWTGPKIVDGQHIEGNFLSHQVPILVDQDHPHNLKLLEDWLRSYRPEELFDADGKLIADLQSMAPVGVKRMGANKHSNGGSLLRELHMPDFRNYAVSVESPGSTITSNTHITGNFLRDIIDLNRAQRNFRLFGPDETISNKLNPVFEVTNRQWDARIYPTDDFLSNDGFVLDSMLSEHQVQGWLEGYLLTGRHGLLHSYEAFIRIVDSMVNQHAKWMKMSSEISWRDPIASLNYLLTSHVWRQDHNGFTHQDPGFIDHIVNKKASMARVYLPPDANCLLSVTDHCLRSRNYINLIICDKHDSRQWLSIESAITHCTAGVGKWDWASNDLTGEPDIVLVSAGDIPALETLAAVSILRERLPQLKVRYINVVDLMRLQDDKDHPHGLSQMEYDELFTKDRPIIFAFHGYPWLIHRLTYKRTNQNLHVRGYVEEGTITTAFDMTVLNRMDRFNLVIDILQRAPDQGEAGLILKADMEKKLVEHRNYIYEYGIDMPEVENWQWTS